The genomic window CGCCTCAGCAGGCGTCGGCGTGATGTTCATCTGTTTTTGAAACGAAGTCTGGGCCTGCCATGTCCCTGCATTGATAGCGAGGACTCCCCGGTAGTTCACCACATCTGTGATGTGAACGTGGCCGGTGTGTAAAATATCAGGGACATCACGGATCACTAAATTGTCTGCGGGTGTTGAAAGGAGCGGTGTGCGCTGGCCATAAATCGGACCAAGGTGGCGACGCTTCAACATCGCCTCCATAATTTCGCCAGGCTCTTCATATTTTGATCCCGGAATGAACTTGATGAGATCATCAATACTTCTGCCATGATACATCAGAACATTCACCGACTGGATGTTCACCACCGCAGGATTTTCGACAAACGTCACGTTTGCCGGGAACTGGGTCCTGAACTCCTCCGGCAGAGCAGGTTGCGGCTCGGCAGCCCGCACCGCATCGTGATTGCCGGGCGAGAGAATGATCTGAAGATGGGACGGCAGGGCCGAGAGCATCTCGCCCACGGCATCGTACTGCTCGTAGATTGTTTTGATGTTCAGCTCTTTATCCTGATTTGGATAAATGCCGATGCCGTCCACCACATCTCCTGCGATTAAGAGATACCCGACTTCAGGATGTGCGTCGAGCCATGAAGCGAACCGGTTCCATGCATCAGGAAGGAACGTGTCGCTTCCCACATGCACATCAGAGATGAACACCGCCTTGCCCGGTTCTTTGGACGGCGAGATCACATGCGTGAGTGGAATCTCAGGCCGGAAAAGTGTATCAGAAAATATCATTCCTCCGCCGCCGCCACTGTCCCGGGAAAGTTTGCCGCGGACACCAATGACCTCGTCAGGAATAATTTTTTCCGCATCATCAAACCCTTCGCGGTTTTTGTTGAACAGAACCTTGATCGTTCCGGTAGGATCCTCGATCTCCACAATCCGGTGACCCTTCGCACTCGTGGAACCTTCGACAACCATACCGATCACGCCGACATCAGTGTCGGAAAATCTGCTGTTCTGTTTGACCAGGGCCTCGATAGGAACAGGGCTCACGCGGGGCCGCATCATTGCAGCAAGCGTATCATACCGGTCGCGGAACAGGGCAAACGACTCTTCAGGATTTGCCGTTGGTATCGAAGAGCCCTCGCGGCCCGCAAGAATTTCAGGAACAGCACTCACACCAACATTCAGCTTGTCGAGCCGGGCGGCGGTCATGCCGGGAACCTCTTTGGTGGTTACAACCGAAACTCCCGAAGGAAGTGAGCTGATAATTCCTTCAATTACTCCGGAACCACCGCTTTCGCTGATGTACGTGACGACAGCCGGATGAACCAGCAGTCCCGCCTCAAGGAATCGTGCAACAATCTCTCTCTTCTGCATGAAAAATGGTGGGGAGCATATAAACTCCTCCACTCGAAACAAAGGGGTTAAATAGTTTAGCTGTGCAGCGACTCAACAAAGACTCCGATCCTGCGTACAGCCTCGGAAAGTTTCGCCCGATCCACCGCATAACAGGTCCGCACATGGCCGCGGCCGTTCTTTCCAAACGCGCTTCCGGGAACCACCGCAACATGCTGTTCACGCAGCAGGCGTTCGGCGAACTCCTCATCGCTAAGTCCTGTTCCTTCAACCGACGGAAATGCATAGAATGCACCCTTTGGCAGATGGCAGGGGAGACCGACATCGTTGAGTCCTTTGACAAAGAGATTTCTTCGGATCCTGTACTCGGCGATCATCTCATTCTTTGCATCCTCGCCGTTCTTCAGAGCTTCAATGCCTGCAAACTGCGACGCGGTCGGAGCAGACATCATCACATACTGATGAATCTTGAGAGCAGCATTCGTGATCTCTTTTGGCGCACACAGATAACCGAGCCGCCAGCCGGTCATGGCATAGGCTTTGGAAAATCCGTTCAGCGTGATCGTTCTCTCCCAGAGTCCGTCAATCGCGGCGGTCGAGACATGATGACCGTCATAGGTCAGTTCTGCATACACCTCATCAGAGATGACCAGCAGGTCATGATCGATGATGATGTCAGCGATCGCTTGGAGATCATCCTTTCCCATCACACCGCCAGTCGGGTTGGTCGGGAAGTTGAGCAGCAGAACTTTGGACTTCGGCGTGATTGACTCCATCAATACATCAGGAGTTACCTTGAAGCCGTCCTGTGCAGAACAGGGAAGCGTCTTCGGCCTGCCTCCTGCCATCAGCACTTCTGCCTGATAGGAGACAAAGCACGGGTCAACAACGAGAACCTCATCTCCCGGATCAACAACTGCGCGAATTGCGATGTCCAGACCCTCGGAGACGCCGGTTGTTATGACCATCTCAGTCTCCGGGCAGTACTTCGTATGATAGCGCTGGTCAAGATCTGCGGAAAGCAGTTCCCGCAGTTCGGCAAGACCGCGGTTTGAGGTGTACATCGTCATGCCCTTCTCAATGGATGAGATGGCAGCCTGCGAGATGTTCCATGGCGTATCGAAATCAGGTTCGCCAACGCCGAGGCTGATCACGTTGTCCATCGTGAGCAGCAGATCAAAAAATTTCCGGATGCCGGACGGAGGTAACTCCCCGGCCATCCGTGACACAAAATTCCTCATGATCCCATGCCCTTCTTAGAATGTGATGAGCTGCCGGTCGCGGCTGCCCGGCCGCAGCATCTCAACACCCTGCTCCTTGTAGGTTCTCATGACGATCTGCGTCATGGTCTCGCGGACGCCTTCGATTGAGGCGATCTGTTCGGCAACAAACCGGGAGACCTCGGCCATGGACTGACCGCGAATGATGACCTGCAGATCGTACGTTCCGGTCAGGAGGAGAATGGACTCCACCTGCGGGAATCTGGCGATCTGGGCGGCGATGCCGTCGTAGCCGAGTCCGCGTTCGGGAGTTATTTTGAGGGACAGAATTACAGCCACCTCATCAACCCCCGCAGCACCGTAGTCAATGACTGCGGTACAGCGCCGGAGAATGCCTCCTGCCTGGAGTGCTGCGATACGATTCTCAACTTCGTTTTCATCAACCTCCAGCATAACGGCAATATCGCCTGCTGCGATGCGGCCGTTCTTTTGCAGTTCCCTGAGGATTACTGTATCCTTTTCGTCCATAATTTTTCACCTTTTGTGAGTTATTCCAAAAAACTTACAGAAGCGGATGTAAAATACTGCACTCCCGAAGTCTTGGATCGTTCATTACTACTGTACGTATCTGATTAGTGGGACTGTTGAAATAGATTTCTGTTGTCCGGCCGTGCCGGCCGTGCGAGACGACGCGGGCGGTGACGATGCCGAGCATGTTGAGTTCGTTGATGAGATCAGAAACCCTGCGGTGCGTTAAGGGTTCGACGTCCATCTCTTTGGCAAGTTCGCGGTAGACGTTGATGACGCTGCCGCTCGTGAACACCTTCTGGCCTGCGGAGGAGACTAAAAGCATGGAGCAGAGCACCATTTTTCCCTGACGCGGGAGGGTCTGGACGCACTCGCTCATGGTGTCGGTCTCGATATTTTCCTGGGCGCGGCGGACATGCACCTCGAGAACCTGTTCTGCAGATTCGCGTTCGGCAAGTTCACCGGAGACGCGGAGAAGATCAAGTGCGCGGCGGGCGTCACCATGTTCCTGTGCGGCAAGCGCTGCACACAATGCGATGACGTCCTCGTTCACGGAGTCAGGGAGAAATGCCATCTCGGCGCGCTGGTGGAGAATGTCCTGCAGCTGGACTGCGTCGTAGGGAGGGAACACGAGTTCTTCTTCAGAGAGAGAGGAAAGCACGCGAGGATCAAGGAAATCTTTGAAGGTGAGATCATTGGAGATGCCGATTATACTTACTCTGGCATTTTTGAGATCACTGTTGATTCTGGTCAGGTTGTAAAGCGTGTCGTCACCACTCTTTTTGACCAGTTTGTCAATCTCGTCCAGTACGATGATCTGCAGACCGCCTGCCTGCTCAAGCACGTTTTTGAGTTCCGAGTACACCTGATCGGTGTGCCAGCCGGTTGCAGGGATGGTATTTTTGGCGCGGTCACTTGGTTTCAGGTCATGACCGCTGATATGATTTGCAATCTGCGCGAGTACCCGGTACTGGGTGTCGATTGTTTCACAGTTGAGGTGAACCATTCTGCAGGGAGAAAATTCCGAGCTTTCATTCTCAAGTTCGGATCCGACAAACTTGACGGTGGCGGTTTTTCCGGTACCGGTTTTTCCGTAGATGAGGATGTTTGAAGGGGTTGCTCCCTGCAAAGCCGGGGCAAGAATTACTGCGATGGAATCGATCTGATCCACCCTGTGCGGCAGTTCGCGAGGGCTGTAACTGTGGCGAAGAACTTCACGATTCTGAAAAATTTTATTTTTTATGGTGTATTTTTTGAAAAGTCCTATAGATTTGTATGGTTCTTCAGTCATGATGTACCAGATCCTTAGGTTACCATTACGTTGTTGTTCCTATTAATATACCGCTGTTTCCATTGGAAAAAAAGGTTCATGCTCACCAGAGATACTGAATGCAAAATGTCTGAATATAGAACTCAAATGCTAAGAAAGGAATAGTTCA from Methanorbis furvi includes these protein-coding regions:
- a CDS encoding DNA-directed DNA polymerase II small subunit; this translates as MQKREIVARFLEAGLLVHPAVVTYISESGGSGVIEGIISSLPSGVSVVTTKEVPGMTAARLDKLNVGVSAVPEILAGREGSSIPTANPEESFALFRDRYDTLAAMMRPRVSPVPIEALVKQNSRFSDTDVGVIGMVVEGSTSAKGHRIVEIEDPTGTIKVLFNKNREGFDDAEKIIPDEVIGVRGKLSRDSGGGGGMIFSDTLFRPEIPLTHVISPSKEPGKAVFISDVHVGSDTFLPDAWNRFASWLDAHPEVGYLLIAGDVVDGIGIYPNQDKELNIKTIYEQYDAVGEMLSALPSHLQIILSPGNHDAVRAAEPQPALPEEFRTQFPANVTFVENPAVVNIQSVNVLMYHGRSIDDLIKFIPGSKYEEPGEIMEAMLKRRHLGPIYGQRTPLLSTPADNLVIRDVPDILHTGHVHITDVVNYRGVLAINAGTWQAQTSFQKQMNITPTPAEAVVVDLETMQHEILKFLDPPTEKQNADRNDS
- a CDS encoding aminotransferase class I/II-fold pyridoxal phosphate-dependent enzyme, yielding MRNFVSRMAGELPPSGIRKFFDLLLTMDNVISLGVGEPDFDTPWNISQAAISSIEKGMTMYTSNRGLAELRELLSADLDQRYHTKYCPETEMVITTGVSEGLDIAIRAVVDPGDEVLVVDPCFVSYQAEVLMAGGRPKTLPCSAQDGFKVTPDVLMESITPKSKVLLLNFPTNPTGGVMGKDDLQAIADIIIDHDLLVISDEVYAELTYDGHHVSTAAIDGLWERTITLNGFSKAYAMTGWRLGYLCAPKEITNAALKIHQYVMMSAPTASQFAGIEALKNGEDAKNEMIAEYRIRRNLFVKGLNDVGLPCHLPKGAFYAFPSVEGTGLSDEEFAERLLREQHVAVVPGSAFGKNGRGHVRTCYAVDRAKLSEAVRRIGVFVESLHS
- a CDS encoding Lrp/AsnC family transcriptional regulator, which produces MDEKDTVILRELQKNGRIAAGDIAVMLEVDENEVENRIAALQAGGILRRCTAVIDYGAAGVDEVAVILSLKITPERGLGYDGIAAQIARFPQVESILLLTGTYDLQVIIRGQSMAEVSRFVAEQIASIEGVRETMTQIVMRTYKEQGVEMLRPGSRDRQLITF
- a CDS encoding ORC1-type DNA replication protein encodes the protein MTEEPYKSIGLFKKYTIKNKIFQNREVLRHSYSPRELPHRVDQIDSIAVILAPALQGATPSNILIYGKTGTGKTATVKFVGSELENESSEFSPCRMVHLNCETIDTQYRVLAQIANHISGHDLKPSDRAKNTIPATGWHTDQVYSELKNVLEQAGGLQIIVLDEIDKLVKKSGDDTLYNLTRINSDLKNARVSIIGISNDLTFKDFLDPRVLSSLSEEELVFPPYDAVQLQDILHQRAEMAFLPDSVNEDVIALCAALAAQEHGDARRALDLLRVSGELAERESAEQVLEVHVRRAQENIETDTMSECVQTLPRQGKMVLCSMLLVSSAGQKVFTSGSVINVYRELAKEMDVEPLTHRRVSDLINELNMLGIVTARVVSHGRHGRTTEIYFNSPTNQIRTVVMNDPRLRECSILHPLL